Genomic DNA from Salvia miltiorrhiza cultivar Shanhuang (shh) chromosome 1, IMPLAD_Smil_shh, whole genome shotgun sequence:
TTGATTTTGATAAAATTCTTCTTAATTGGAGTTGTGTTTATATCTGTAGGTTGGAGGTGCAGCCCGTGGAAAAGGTTCAGACAACATTGATAAACAGCTGGAGGTGCTGAAAAAAACATATGTTAGGAAAAATGTGAAGAAGTAGTTCAATATGGTTGTaacttaatttatattttgcgATAAACAGGTTAATGGAACTGAGATATTAGATGGCAAGGCAGCACGTTTGCCTCTGGGAAGAATTGACGAAAACGTATGTGAATATTGTTAAAATTAAGTGCTATTATGAACTTGGTTAAGTACTATTATAAATGCATGTgcttgaatttatttgtttatgtgcGAGAAGATCCCAATGCAAGCTAGGAACATTGGTAAAACACCAATGAAGAGTTTGTTAAGAAAAACAGCAAAATTCAGATCACCCTTCCTACAAAGGGAAATCTCAACATCAAAGCAACTGACCATAAAGGAGAAAGAGCTTGCTTTCTACACATTGTATGCAGTTGAAGAAGATAGGTACAATACTTTTTGGTTTGCTACTTTATGAGAATTTATTGTTTAATAGTACTGAagtgaaattatatatttgtaggCATGAGCTTATGTTTTCGGCCATCGATGTTGACTTAAGGCGTTATGATATGATAACCCTAAAAAGAGGCATAGTAGTTGGAACGGCTGTCATAGATGCATGGGCAGTAATCTTGAATGGCCAAGAGCAATATCGCTCTGAAACATCGCCTACACGATTCTTTGCAACAACAAGCATATATGTGAGTGAACAATTATTACAGTGTGTTAGCAAATTAAATTCAATAAGTTTATATTTGATATTCAGAACATCGTAATATAAATTCGGATTGACAACTTATGCTATTCGGATTTATTCAGATAAATATATCATGTTATTCGGATAAGTTACGCATGCCATTCAGTAATATTCAGATTAAATAACTGCTATTTTGTTCAGTTTGAATATGAAGCATATTCGGCGCTAGGAgctttttacattttatttgtgTAAAGCTTATTAGATTAAAAAGGTATTATGTTGTAATAGGTGGATTGTCTGAAGCCAACTGATTGGTCCTACGCCGACCAGAAGACTTCATTTTTTCTAACACTATATGCTGAGATACAGGCACATCATGGAGATTTGCTTTCTGTTGTAGACATGGTAACTTTACTACTTGTGAAAATATATCTTTTTCAATGTATTATTATTCGGTATTAAAAGCAACTTTATGTCTATAGTTTTTCTTCCCGGTGTACGAAAAAGAAAAGTACTATGCTTTGTGTTTCGATACACGTCGTCAGCGACTGTATATACTAGACAACACTAATGAAGTAACTGGAGATGCAAATGACACCAAATATAGGGGTGTATGCCGCGATCTGGTGAGTGGCTTGATATCCATATTTATTCTTCTGGTTTATATGTCAACTTTAATGGATATGTTTGTTTGTTGTAGCGTAAACTATTGGCCGACTTCCTATACTACCACAACGATGAGAGAAAGGCGAAGGCAGTGGCTAACTCAGTTGAGCATGTCGTCAAAATGTCGTGGGCTGATAGTAAGAACGAAGTCGACACAGGAGTATACCTAATGAGGCATTTAGAGACATTTATGGGTGATGTTACAAAGGGGTGGACATGCAACTTATCCAATAAACGCCCACAACAGTTGACAAGGTTGCGCATAAGGTATTGTGCATCGATAGTTGCGTGGGAGGGAAACAGCGAGAAGAAAGAGATTGGAGACAAAGCATCGTATACCTTTACAGAGATGTGCAAGAATCCAGGATTCAATGTGAACTCGATCCTACTTGGGTGAAACTTCATCAACTGAACACTATTCCACGTTATAAATTTCAGACGTTTTTTTGGGGAAATAAATTATATTGCAGACTccaaattgatttgaataaaTGTGTACTGGTTTTCAAATATTATGGTGTGCTTGTTTCAGACGTTTTTTTGGGGAAATAAATTATATTGCAGACTCCAAATTGTTTTGAATAAATGTGAACTGGTTTTCAAATATTATGGTGTGCTTGTTTCAGACGTTTTTTTTGGGGAAATACATTATATTGCAGACTccaaattgatttgaataaaTGTGAACTGGTTTTCAAATATTATGGTGTGCTTGTTTAGAATAGTCAAATACTTACAAAATTCTGAGTGTTTGATGTATTAAGTTCTGTATATACTAACACAATATTGGATCTATCAACAAATATAAACTtcaaattaacaaaaatattgGGCTAGATTATTCAGatgttttaaattataattcacAAAAGGGAGTCATGATGTTCAGTCAATCAGTTTTCTATTCGGTTAGGTTATTAAGTTTTCTTAGTGTTTCTACAATTATTTCcataatttttcaatatttaaataagtTTTTAGGTTATTCAGAAAGGGAAGACATGATATTCAGtttttaagttttatattcGGATAGGTTATTCAGATAAATGGAGTTGTAATTCAAATAGTGTTTAAAAAATGTTCATTAAATAAGTTATCTATAAGTTATAATTATTGTCAGAAGTTCTTCTATATTGCTACATTATTCAGATGTTTAGAGTAATAATTCAGAGCGGTGGATAATGATGTTCAGATGTGCCTTTAATTTATTCAGataaattaaattgtaattCAGATAAAGTTTCAAAGACGTTGATCAAATAAGTTATAGTAAATGAGTATTTATAAATTCTATAATTGGTTGTAATATTCTGATGAAAATATACGATCAGAATAGTAATTGGTCAAGTCAACTGTagttctaaaaaaataatgtgGATCAatattctaacaaaataattcgTCAACGTCAAATTAATTGAAGCAAACTAAAATGTGAAAAAGACAATAGCTAAAAACTTCATGGCTTAACAACTGCCTTGGTGGGACAATTCCGAGAGTCATGGTGTCCCATGGTATTGCATCTTTTGCAGTTACGCAAAGGCTTCTGAGCTAAAATCATTGCCTTCTCCTTGCCGGATTTCCTGCGACCACCGACTCCACTGCCTTTGGTTTTAACAAAAGCAGGGGAAAGCACTGTAGGAACCTCAGGTCGCACAGACCCATAAAACTCTTGAAATATAGCATCCTTCGAATTTAGCGTTGCATTTTCGTTTCGAAGCTTACCAAACTTGTTCTCAACTTCACTTAATGCACCAAGCAACTGCTTCATCAAAACTTGATCCCCCGAAACATGACCAATACATCTGCTGAAAACATGGAATAGATCATGCTTGCCAACTACTTTGGTTGAAGACGAATCTGTCGTACAATTCATCACTTGCGGTGTGGATAGCATAAAAGATTTACACCACCGATTAGCAATGTATCTGTCAGGAATCTTCTCAACTTTCAACCACCGCAACACATAGAACATGTGTCTGCATAAAAGTCCTTTCCTGGTGAACAAGTTGCACTTGCATGTCAAAGAATCGGTAATTGTATCATGCACAACTGTGAATTCGCCATCAACATTGTCATCAACTACGAATGTGTTACCCTCCATCTTTGCCATCATGCATGCTTGAAAAGCAGATACAATCTCCTCCTGTACCTCCTTGAAAATTGAGATGGTGTATAATGTAGAGGCATGTTTCTCAATTGCCATCGTTGTAAGGATGGGGAGAACACCAGTCTCATCCTCATAATTTAGCCGCTGACATGTATCTCGTTGGGCATCTAAGGCGCTGTTATAATTCATAAACAGCACAACTAGATCAGAAAACTTGCTAAGGAAGCGTTTGAAATAACTATTCTCACTCTCAGACAAGGAAGTGGTGCGAAACAGCCCACTCATACTGATGTCACGAAAATATGCAGGAATCCATAAAGCACGATCCTCATACATTGAAGAGAACCACCTGTTATCACCCAACTCATATTCAGCTATCAAATTATTCCATTCTTCCTCAAACTCATGAGTGTCAATCGTATCAGAccatattatattatttaactTCGATTTGAACTCAGAATCGTCCCTCAAATTAAATGGCAGTTTCTCCACGACCTTCATCGTGATGTGCCACATGCAAAACCTATGATGTGTTTCGGGCCAGACAAGAGCAACGGCCTTCTTCAATCCAGGATCTTGGTCAGTCATAAACACACGAGGCGCATTCCCAACACACTCCGTAAACTTGCTCAAAACCCATGCATATGAATCCATGTCTTCATGTGATATGATTGCCGCACCAAACGACACACATTTACCGTGGTTGTCCCTACCAGTAAACGGAGTAAAAATCATTTTGTACCTAcaacaataaaaaaatcgaaCATCAGACTTGCCAAATAGACTACAACAACATACCGAATAAAGTAAACATATGTATGAACAACTATGTAAACCAAACTGAAtgagaacaaaaaaaataaataattggtGATCAGTAAAATTCAAACACAACCAAAACTAATTTATCTATCATAaaggaaatatatatatgaacaacTATGCAAACCAAATTGAATAAGAacattaaaacttaattaaataatttatctatcataaaactgaaaaaatgtTATGACAAGTTGAATAAGCATATACATGTACTGAATACAATAAAATCATATCCgaatatacatataaaaaaacgTAAACCTGTTGGTGTTGTATGTTGCATCAAAAGACACAGCCTGTCCAAAATTTTTAAAGTTGATCACAGCTTGTTTATCTGTCCAGATAAGGCGGCGCAGCTGTTTTTCCTCATCAACGTcgtaaaaatattgaaaaccATCACAAAGCTCCTTCCTATCCTTAAATGTTTCAAGCAACATATGGGCATCCGAACCAGCGACATAGACCTTCAAGTCTCGACCATAGTTCTTGAAATCAATACTAGTGCAACCAACCTTATCATAACCACCAACAATCTCTTTAAAAATGCGAAATGTTTTAGTTGGACCAATGTTGGCTTTAATACCCGCGTGAATAAAAAACTGGTGCACTTCGTCGACTTGCCTATTGCTCGACATAAAATGACGACTGCTTTCAGTAACCATCTTATGGTTATGACCCTCACTAAAGGTTCCAACTCTAAAACGATCATAAGACATGGCCTTAAATATGATACGAGCTCTGCAACCAATCTTGAATGATGTTCTCTTGCGTTTCTTATCTTCTCTGTTACCCTCGACCAAAATTAACGAATCTGCATGGTTAGGAGCACCTTCTCTATTACAAAGCATAAATCGAGTACTTATGGACCCATCGTCATCTCTGTTGATGGTAGCCTTGCGAGGAATAAAACCACATACTTTTGCGTAATCCTCATAAAACTTCTCAGCTTCTTGAAGATTACAGAAAATCTGCCCCTCAAATGGTTTTTCCTTAGCATCACAGTAAGGGATAAAAAGATCGGCACAACCTTCAACTTCATTTGTCGTTGAGTCACCTAAAACAATATAAATAAACGTTGGCAAAAAAATATCACTAACCACAAACCACCTATTCGGACAAGTTTATTCAACTCGACATCCGGCCGTGCATGTCTAATATTATAACTGGAAAtctcatatatataaatgttcTCCAACGTAAAAGGTAAAGTATAATGCTATAAAACATGATGTATCCGTTCGAAATGTTGAAACTAATGTAAATATTACGAGCCAAACTCGACACAAACCTGTACTACACGAGCCAAACTCCATCGCAGGTTCAACGGACGATGATGTTTGCGCTGCCGATTTTATAAGTAATTTTATAGTTCGCCGGAATGATGGAGACTTCAGATGAAGGACGCCGATGGAGACTTCAGATGAAGGACGCCGACGATGATATACCAACTTGctgcaacaaaaacaaaacgtcAAAGCTAGACCAGAAGGTGTTAGGTTTTCCTAAgtttaaggaaagaaaaagatttGCCATATAATTGATGGATATTTACGGTAGTGTTAATTAGATTAGGACAAAAATAACCTTTCATTGATTTATAGATGTAATATATATTCTTAATCATCAGCCGTAGGATTTAAAACAATAAAGGGCCGGATTTGATTCCTTATTCTTTTTACATTTAGGATTCTTttttgatcccttccctatatatatatatatatatatatatatatatatatatatatatatgttgagaATGTGTGGGAACACACGCGAATAagttaatactccatccgtcccgcgaagcatgacccatttcttttcggcacgagaattaaggagagtGTGTTTATTGATTTAAGTGTCTTTGCTAATAAAGAGAATAAGTGTTTAAGGATTGCTTTTATTATGTCTATTATTATTCCTTTTATTTTGACAATTTGATCTTCATAAtttctttataaattaattattatgattagttaaatatgattaattaattaaatatttaaataatcaaaatattgaaattttttaatttgttttttataaattgtACACTTCACCACACAAAATTAAAAGCTGTGTAGAGACACCTATTACAGCAGGAAGTACACGGATTCTTATAAACTGAAATTGTTTCAAAATCCCCCAAAAATATTGGCGGCAGTACAAGGGATGCTCCAATATCTCATTTTCTGCCAAAATTTTCCACCAAAACCTAAATTACAAGTCTATTTAAGAGAGTTACAACACAAAGAAACATAACAAGCTAGCAAAAAAAACCTAACAAGCTAAAATGAGGAAAGATCTCACTACAGCACAAAGAAACTAAGTGGTGCAATTCATCCTCCAAGGCAGCATTGATGGGAAGCCGCAACATGGCAGAATACATGAAGCCGTTCAGAAATTCTCAACCTCTCGTTCCACTATTACTCGACTATGGAGGTCTGCAAGAAAGCAAcatcaagaaggtgaagttatAAACAGTGTAAGTCGAAAGATTACTACAAAACGTAGAACTCAAGTTTATCTAAATTTGACTGTTCTGTCAAATCTCGAATACACCAAGCGAGGCACGATTAGGAAGCTTGCAGTTGGTCTAGAAATCAGTAAGAGCACAATTGGCAGGTGGGTGAAATCTGGAAAAATCAGAGCACACACAAGTGCTCTAAAACCAGATTTGACAGCCACCAACATGCTATTGAGGCTGCGATTCTCACTTGAATCCTTAGAATTGGATAGGATTCTTAATATAATCAAATTCAGAGATATGCATAACACCGTGCATATAGACGAGAAGTGGTTTTACATTACTCGAGGTTCACATAGATACTACTTAGCACCCAGAGAGCCCGAGCCACACCGAACATGTAAAAGCAAGAAATTCATTACCAAGATCATGTTTATGTGTGCTGTAACAAGGCCATTGATAGCAGAAAATGGCACTGTTTTATTTGATGGTAAAATAGGCATATTTCCGTTCATCGTCCAAGTTCCAGCTAAGAGAAATAGTAGGAACAGACAAGCCGGCACCCTTGAGACTAAAGCAATCGAGTCAATCACAAAAGAAGTGATTAAAGATTGTTTAATCAACAAGGTACGGCTGTCACACTTAGATTATTTATGCAGTTAATTAATGCAAATGTATCTAGTGTTGTTGTCTCAGATTATAATATCATCATCGACATGTTTAGATTCTGTTCTTACCATGTTTAGTTTCTGTTCTTACCATGTTTAGTATCTGTTCTTAGCAAGGAAGTGCACAAAACATACAATCAGCATATAAAACTCATCATTTCAGAATATATATAAAACTTACCATTTCAatgcatatattattttaaCAGATCATACCAGTCATAATGGCTAAGTGGCCAGAGGGAGCTAGCAAAGATATATTCATTCAACAAGACAATGCAAGGCCTCACATATTGGATAATGATCCAGATTTCAGGAAGGCAGCTAGCCAAGGAGACTTCAACATTAGACTCACACAACAACCACCAAACAACCCAAATTGTAACATAAATGACTTGGGATGGTTCCGAGCCATTCAATCGCTACAAGTTGAGACTGCGTGCAAAACAGTAGATGAACTACTGAAAGCAGTTGTGGATTCTTTTGAGAAGCTATCACCTCATACCCTTAATGCTGTTTTCCTTAGTTTACAGGGATGCATGATGGAAATAATGAAGTTTAAGGGGCAGAATTGTTACAAGATTCCACACATGGGAAAAGATGCACTTAGAAGGTTGAACCAACTGCCACAGAACTTGGAAGTCCCAGTGGAGTTAATTCAAGGGTATATAGACTACCTAAATGAGATGGGCAGCCAAGATGGAATCACAGAGATAGTGCAAAGCCTTGGTTTAGATGAGATTGAAGGTTACTAATCAACATATAACTTAAGTTTTTGGGTAGCATTTTGTAAATTAGAGCACATATGTAGTTGCTCATAAACAATTGTTTAACCTTTTTTTGTAAATCAGAGCACATATGTAGTTGCTCATAAACAATGGTCtaacatttttttgtaaatcatatCACATATTTAGCAGCTCATAAATAATGGTTTAACCTTTTTTAGTATCTGTTCTTGTCATGTTTAGTATCTGTTCTTTTCAAATCAAAACAAATCAGGCTCATCACAACAAGTTCAGAGCaacaaatcaaaacaaataCGGCTCATCACAACAAGTTCAGAGCACCACCAACAATTCAGAGCACCACCAAATCATAGCAGCAATTAGAACGACATCATAGCAACCATTCAGAGCACCATCGAATTCAGAGCAACACGCAACAATTCAGAGCAACACACATCAAATTCAGAGCAACATGCAACAATTCAAAGCAACAATTAGAACAACATCACCTCATCAAGGGATAAGAAACCCTCATCTTTACACTGTTTATCGGCTATGGCAACACACTCGACCCACTCCTCCGTGCTCGGCTTCCAAGGAAAATAGACAGGGGAGAAATCCATGGGCGACATCACCTTCTCTCCAGTTTCGCACTGTGTTTCCTCCATGCCGCCGGCGACCCCAAGTCCATCGGGATACTCATCATCACTGTCGAATTCAGCTTCTAGCTCGAATGGTTGAAGACCACCTCGGATCCAATACGGATCGGTGGATGGGGGGTGGCGATGGAGTGGGACGCAAGAGGAGATAGGAGGTGGCTGAGAAAGGAATGGGGCGGAGGAGGAGGGAGGAGGTCGCCGTAAATTACCATATCTCCACTTGGGGATGAGAAGGGGGAGAGGGGCCGAGGGATGCCCGTTTGCTTCGCCGCCGGCGAGCCCACCGCTCGTAGAGACAATCGCGGTGGGGAGGGGGCAGCGAGGGGGAAAGCAAACTGCATAGGGCCGACGATGGGACGAGACAAGGGTGAGGGTTAACCTACCCATCGTCGTCTGCCATTAAACCACCGTAGGAGATAGCAACGGTAGAAAACGAGCGAGAGCGGCGGAAGCAAACCCTAGATCTGAGTCTGCGATGGGGAGCGGCGCTTGGGGCGAGAGAGAGGAGACTTGAGGGGCCAGAAATCAAATGGGCTCATTTTAGGGTTTCGGGGAAGACTTGGTTAATTGGGTCCTTACTTCAAATGGGTTAGCCCATTAATTAAGTATAGTTATAACCCCTAATTATCTTTAATCTTTGCCATTTCTAGAAACATGTCAAGGTTCataggacaacccaaaaaggaaagtgagtcatgcttcgtgggacgaagggagtattttttatgaataagtcaataactttTACGAATAGACATTTTTGGTATAGATTCGAATCTTGGAATGAGCGAGATTTTCACCATATTAATTGGATACAACTATTTGTtaattatattgatttattcataaattttattgattatttgTTATTCTATTTCTTACGAAAAATAGAAATCTCAATAGCACCACACCCGAGAGAAAGACagaaataacataatatattgCTTTAATAATTGTGGAATCCACTCTTACTGCATAATATTTTACAATGGTTTGTTACattaatttgttaaatttgtattaattttgtCTCATTTCACTTTGTAGTTACTTTTTAATGTtgtattaatattaaaaattacttTAGTTTTATAGAAGATGGAACAGTTTTTTAAACGATGCATAGAAGTAATTTTTGTTGTGCTAAATATACATGTGTTGAATTAATAAAAAGAGAACAACAATTTATTATGTGAGTGTCTAAATTCTAATCCTAATCTTattaaaattctacttgaaaaaaaaaaactatatgaAATGCTCAAATTTCTTTTACTCGGGGCACTGTCCCCGAGCCTGTAGCAATATACAACAAGTTTAGCCCTCCCTGTCATGAAATTTTAGATCTGCTCTTAATTATGCATCGAATCATGCaaattaaatacttaattaagttaaattattttatcaatcacaCCTTATCATTCAACCCTAGCACTTTCATATACATTTATGTCAttgttttataatttattagtgTATTTGTATATCAACGGTAGGATCAATTTACACAAGAAGAAAAAAACATTTTATACAGTATCATATTCGCATTTTTAGAAAGTTGGGCTGGAGCTTCATAAAATGAAATGGGCTGACTCATGgattattttttaatgataGAAGTGGGATTTAATGAAATAAGAAATGGGTATACGTGCATGGGTTTTATTAAGAAGATAGAAttgactattttattttatgtgtttataattaaattatttgaaagACGATAaagttttgtttcattttttaacACTGATGTTAAATTTATTCATGGAATAATATTATTTGTTTATAAAATCTCAAATTTTTCCACACCATCATTTATATATGTTTTCATGTACTCATTATTATCTGTTTTGATTTCAAGATGGTGCACGTATATTCGAAATGTGGTAGTTCACGGGCTGGGAACCGCCGATTGTGGACCTAAACTTACGGTTCATGGTTCACCGATAGGGTGAATCGTAACTAACCGGTCTGAGTATAAAGAAGGTTTCGGGCCGAGCCCAAAACCGTCAGTTTAGGGTCCGGTTTAAAACCGCCGATTTTCACGCCTGAAccaacattttttattttatttttattttttaaatattatttatttgtaattacataattaatttactacattgcatttaatttaattgttgaagattataatagaaataaaatcacaacactcaactataataaaatttgtattattattaaagtCAAAGTAAATATGTACTACAAATTATAATCTTCAAATTACAAAATTCAATAagtaaactaaaaataaaatataatgtttACACTTTACATTATTTCTATGATTACACAATTACTAAGTAGTACAAGTCTaagttaaaaattataaatctaaatacTATAAATTGATGGTTAGCTGGCAGTTGACTAGTGGTTCAAGCCCATAACCGGTCCCTTGTTTCGGACGATTAATCTGGTTCTAAGCTGGCCCGACAGTCACGAGTTGATTCTGATTAGCTGTAGATAACACTAATCTAAAATGATATGAGTTTCATCGTAAATCGTTTACCCAAATAAGATTATGATAGGTCCATACGTTGGCCTTTAAGTAAGAATTAATATTTAGACTCCATTTATTTGGAATGAAAGATTACCCATTCTTAATTTCGACATAAAGAAAATGCAAACATGCAAAAAGATCATTTAACCGAGTTTAATTCAATTACACATGTATTTGTTGATTGCAACTCATTTCTTAGAAAATTTGCTTCTTATGTTTACAGGTTTCAATAAGAAAGAATCAATAGCTGAAAATTGGAACACGAAAAGTTTTTTAGTATTCTTTCAACTTTCAACTCAAATCTACTGATGGTGTTAGAAGATGTCTACAATTTACAGACAAGCTAATAAAGAATGTTAGCAAAGCTCGTTTGATGTTTGAAGATCATATATTGAAGAATAAAGCTAAAGATGAAGTCAGTCTACCCACATCAACTACTTAGATTTATTGAAGAAACGTGGAGTCAACCCGACACTTACTGAATTTTCACGACGAAGTCAACCTAAGATTTAAGCTGAATTAAAGTAGAGTTTGACAACTTTTCTGCAGAAGATCCTGACATATGCAAAACAAAGTACAAGTGTACAACCTATTTAGAGCGCCAATATACGATGTTACAGGCGTCAAAAGCTATGTACCGTGAGTCAAATAGGAAGAATTTCATAATACGTACGTATGTTCTTGTTTTTACACAAGAAATTGACTATGTCGCTTGTCGTGgtcattttactttttttgtttgtttccGTTTTCGCAGAAAATGATCGAAACTCAATCATAGCCAGAAACTCGTGGTTTAGTTAAGGTTACAAACTGAACAGTTGGCTTGCATCTATAAAACAAGAAATTCTAAAGTTAAGTGGATTCACCTGATTGGATCAGGTCCGTTGACATAAGAGGTATTTCTTCGAACCACATTAAACTTTGTGTGCTTTGAATTATGTACTTATATACTATGTTATTGAACTTACATCATCATCACACTTTCACCAGCACATTCATAAACATACTTTTGTTAACTAACATGCATTGAATTAATTTAACTGGCGCTTGAGTTGATCTAAATATTCACAAAGATTTTTTTAGTACAAAGCGAGAATAGCTAAAGCCACCACTTTTGCATGCATGCTCAATTATATGTCCAACTACTAAGCAATATGTTGTCAATATATTAGCAAGTTGATCTTCTCACTCTCGATAAGGCAAACTACTTAGATGAAGGAAGCTCACTCTTTGCGTGCTTATCTGAGCCGGTTCAAGACTTGTGTGTCATAAGCTAACCTGTGCTTGATAGCTACATCTAGTTTTGGTAGAATTGCATAAATTTCTCCCTTTTGTGGACTACAAGCCTTATATATAGTCATTTTTGAAGGTGCATGGATCGCTACTCAATACCAATGATTTTTCAAAaggataaatattaatttttagttCAACATTTGAGTGAAATGACAAATATGTTAAGGTAAATATAATTGTAAAATAGTAgtacaatatttttaaaaaaatacgttTGTGCCTCGAAAACGAGTTTCAACACCCAAAGATGAAATGTCTTATCGGAGCGCACACATGGCatatatgatatgattttaaaatagaaaacgaGTTTGTGTTTGAGTTATTATTAAAACTGGAACTGgactttattttaaataaaaattaggcATGTGTTTGAGATATTTTTCACCTTGGGAAGAGGGATTTGAATCCTAAACATTACACCTTGGGTGATGGCCGGTATGCAGGAATGAAATTGAAAGGGAATGAAATGAATTTTGAAATGGAATGACAATGAGAATGAAATGGAATGAAATATAAGATTCCTATGGCTGGTATTTACAAGGAATGAATGGATAggaatgaaataataataatataattattaataattatattattat
This window encodes:
- the LOC131006399 gene encoding protein FAR1-RELATED SEQUENCE 5-like, with the protein product MEFGSCSTGDSTTNEVEGCADLFIPYCDAKEKPFEGQIFCNLQEAEKFYEDYAKVCGFIPRKATINRDDDGSISTRFMLCNREGAPNHADSLILVEGNREDKKRKRTSFKIGCRARIIFKAMSYDRFRVGTFSEGHNHKMVTESSRHFMSSNRQVDEVHQFFIHAGIKANIGPTKTFRIFKEIVGGYDKVGCTSIDFKNYGRDLKVYVAGSDAHMLLETFKDRKELCDGFQYFYDVDEEKQLRRLIWTDKQAVINFKNFGQAVSFDATYNTNRYKMIFTPFTGRDNHGKCVSFGAAIISHEDMDSYAWVLSKFTECVGNAPRVFMTDQDPGLKKAVALVWPETHHRFCMWHITMKVVEKLPFNLRDDSEFKSKLNNIIWSDTIDTHEFEEEWNNLIAEYELGDNRWFSSMYEDRALWIPAYFRDISMSGLFRTTSLSESENSYFKRFLSKFSDLVVLFMNYNSALDAQRDTCQRLNYEDETGVLPILTTMAIEKHASTLYTISIFKEVQEEIVSAFQACMMAKMEGNTFVVDDNVDGEFTVVHDTITDSLTCKCNLFTRKGLLCRHMFYVLRWLKVEKIPDRYIANRWCKSFMLSTPQVMNCTTDSSSTKVVGKHDLFHVFSRCIGHVSGDQVLMKQLLGALSEVENKFGKLRNENATLNSKDAIFQEFYGSVRPEVPTVLSPAFVKTKGSGVGGRRKSGKEKAMILAQKPLRNCKRCNTMGHHDSRNCPTKAVVKP
- the LOC131014158 gene encoding uncharacterized protein LOC131014158; protein product: MAEYMKPFRNSQPLVPLLLDYGGLQESNIKKRGTIRKLAVGLEISKSTIGRWVKSGKIRAHTSALKPDLTATNMLLRLRFSLESLELDRILNIIKFRDMHNTVHIDEKWFYITRGSHRYYLAPREPEPHRTCKSKKFITKIMFMCAVTRPLIAENGTVLFDGKIGIFPFIVQVPAKRNSRNRQAGTLETKAIESITKEVIKDCLINKIIPVIMAKWPEGASKDIFIQQDNARPHILDNDPDFRKAASQGDFNIRLTQQPPNNPNCNINDLGWFRAIQSLQVETACKTVDELLKAVVDSFEKLSPHTLNAVFLSLQGCMMEIMKFKGQNCYKIPHMGKDALRRLNQLPQNLEVPVELIQGYIDYLNEMGSQDGITEIVQSLGLDEIEGY